A single window of Alosa alosa isolate M-15738 ecotype Scorff River chromosome 11, AALO_Geno_1.1, whole genome shotgun sequence DNA harbors:
- the rspry1 gene encoding RING finger and SPRY domain-containing protein 1 has product MIVATWIAFCASRSLARVLRLTVEQLHTLQFWQTLGATGTMGNSCVCREDSDVEDGSAPGPRQLRRGDHTTVEAPEARGSRPRDPVRPPRRGRGPHEPRRKKPNVDGLVLDTLAVIRTLVDNDQEPPYSMITLHEMAETDDGWLEVVQSLIRVIPLNDPLGPAVITLLLDECPLPTKDALQKLSEMLSLSSAVARQDALIPAKHRNTTAVLGCLAEKLAGPASIGLLSPGTLEYLLESLSSEAHPTVMLFSLIALEKFSQTSENKLTVSESCISDRLAVLELWADHLDYLKRQVGFCSQWSLDNLFLKDGRQFTYEKVNLSNINAMLNSNDVSEYLKISPSGLEARCDASSFESVRCTFCVDSGIWYYEVTVITSGVMQIGWATKDSKFLNHEGYGIGDDEYSCAYDGCRQLIWYNARSKPHSHSCWKEGDAIGFLLDLNKKQMIFYLNGHQLPPEKQVFSSATSGFFAAASFMSYQQCEFNFGAKPFRYPPSVKFSTFNDFASLASDEKIILPRHRRLALLKQVSIRDNCCTLCCDQMADTELRPCGHSGICMECALQLETCPLCRQDIQTRVRLISHVS; this is encoded by the exons ATGATAGTAGCCACCTGGATTGCATTCTGTGCCAGCAGAAGCCTTGCGCGGGTTCTGCGACTCACCGTAGAACAGCTGCACACGCTACAGTTTTGGCAGACCCTCGGGGCCACCGGAACCATGGGGAACAGCTGTGTATGCAGAGAGGACAGTGACGTGGAGGATGGATCAGCTCCGGGGCCGAGGCAGCTGAGGCGCGGCGACCACACCACCGTAGAGGCGCCGGAGGCCCGGGGCAGCCGCCCACGGGACCCGGTTAGGCCGCCCAGACGCGGTCGAGGACCGCATGAACCTCGGCGAAAAAAGCCAAACGTTGACGGCTTAGTACTTGATACATTAGCCGTTATTAGGACTCTTGTTGACAA TGACCAGGAGCCGCCGTACTCCATGATCACACTACACGAGATGGCAGAGACAG ATGACGGCTGGTTGGAGGTGGTCCAGTCTCTGATCCGGGTCATCCCTCTGAACGACCCGCTGGGGCCTGCTGTGATCACGCTGCTGCTGGACGAGTGCCCTCTGCCCACCAAA GATGCTTTGCAGAAGCTGTCGGAGATGCTGAGCTTGAGCTCAGCTGTGGCGCGTCAAGATGCACTCATCCCTGCCAAACACCGCAACACCACCGCTGTGCTGGGCTGCCTGGCTGAGAAACTCGccg GCCCTGCCAGTATAGGCCTCCTCAGCCCTGGAACCCTCGAGTACTTATTGGAGAGTCTG agcTCAGAAGCACACCCCACTGTCATGCTCTTTTCTCTCATCGCACTAGAGAAGTTCTCCCAGACAA GTGAGAACAAGCTCACAGTGTCCGAGTCGTGCATCAGTGATCGTCTGGCGGTACTGGAATTATGGGCGGATCACTTGGACTACCTGAAGCGGCAGGTTGGATTCTGTTCCCAGTGGAGTCTGGACAACCTGT TCCTGAAAGATGGTCGTCAGTTTACATATGAAAAGGTCAACCTGAGCAACATCAACGCCATGCTGAACAGCAACGACGTCAGCGAGTACCTGAAGATCTCgcccagcggtctggag GCTCGCTGTGATGCCTCCTCTTTCGAGAGCGTCCGGTGCACGTTCTGCGTGGACTCTGGCATCTGGTACTACGAGGTCACGGTCATCACCTCTGGGGTCATGCAGATCGGCTGGGCCACCAAGGACAGCAAGTTCCTCAACCAC GAGGGCTATGGGATAGGAGACGATGAGTACTCGTGTGCTTATGATGGCTGCAGGCAGCTGATCTGGTACAACGCTCGCAGCAAACCTCATTCCCACTCCTGCTGGAAAGAAG GTGATGCCATAGGCTTTCTTTTAGACCTCAATAAGAAGCAGATGATCTTTTATCTAAACGGACATCAGCTTCCCCCAGAGAAGCAAGTGTTTTCATCAGCCAC GTCGGGCTTCTTTGCTGCGGCGAGCTTCATGTCTTATCAACAGTGTGAGTTCAACTTTGGGGCCAAGCCGTTCCGCTACCCCCCATCTGTCAAATTCAGCACCTTTAATGACTTTGCCTCTCTGGCATCTGATGAGAAAATCATCTTGCCAAG ACACAGACGCCTGGCCCTGCTGAAGCAAGTGAGCATCCGAGACAACTGCTGTACCCTGTGCTGTGACCAGATGGCTGACACAGAGCTCAGACCCTGTGGACACAG TGGGATTTGCATGGAGTGTGCCTTACAACTGGAGACGTGCCCTCTGTGTCGCCAAGACATCCAGACGCGTGTCAGACTAATCTCCCACGTGTCCTGA
- the psme3ip1 gene encoding PSME3-interacting protein isoform X1: MANTGGVDLSRKFVSESELDEKRKKRQEEWDKVRKPEDPEEAPEEEYDSRSLFERLQEQKDKKQEEYEEQFKFKNMVKGLDEDESHFLDEVSRQQSLVEKQRRDEERHELQEYRSAIKKLASSSSESQSRKEPEKKAGSKPPEHRSHLSQAHLLAGAVKRRSSSQSSSEGTKKPKGEESAVGNGSQTEQAAGGGGSGTAKRGVGPVMSVRAAAPGVGVAVTQPGVLHLPSAAVCVGILPGLGAYSGSSDSESSSDSEGSVDGMTFPIKRHRLFR; this comes from the exons ATGGCAAACACAGGCGGGGTGGACCTTAGCAGGAAATTTGTGTCGGAGTCTGAGCTTGATGAGAAGCGGAAAAAACGTCAGGAGGAGTGGGATAAGGTCCGGAAGCCAGAGGACCCCGAGG AGGCCCCCGAGGAGGAGTATGACTCTCGATCATTATTTGAACGACTTCAGGAGCAGAAGGACAAGAAGCAAGAGGAGTATGAGGAGCAGTTCAAATTCA AGAACATGGTAAAAGGCCTGGATGAAGACGAGTCCCACTTCCTGGATGAGGTGTCAAGGCAGCAGTCACTGGTGGAGaaacagaggagagatgaggaacgACATGAACTGCAGGAGTACAGG AGTGCCATAAAGAAGCTGGCGTCCTCCAGCAGCGAGAGCCAAAGCCGCAAGGAGCCGGAGAAGAAGGCAGGTTCCAAACCTCCGGAGCATCGCAGTCACCTGTCCCAGGCACACCTGCTGGCCGGGGCCGTCAAGAGGCGCAG TTCGTCACAGTCGTCGTCAGAGGGAACCAAGAAGCCAAAGGGGGAGGAGTCGGCGGTGGGCAACGGCAGCCAGACAG AGCAGgcggctggaggaggaggaagtggaacGGCTAAGCGTGGTGTGGGACCCGTGATGTCTGTTCGAGCAGCAGCACCGGGGGTCGGTGTGGCAGTGACCCAGCCCGGCGTCCTGCACCTGCCCTCAGCGGCGGTGTGCGTGGGCATCCTGCCAGGCCTGGGCGCCTACTCGGGCAGCAGCGACTCCGAGTCGAGCAGCGACAGCGAAGGTAGCGTGGACGGAATGACCTTTCCGATAAAGCGCCACAGACTCTTCAGATAG
- the psme3ip1 gene encoding PSME3-interacting protein isoform X2 — protein sequence MANTGGVDLSRKFVSESELDEKRKKRQEEWDKVRKPEDPEEAPEEEYDSRSLFERLQEQKDKKQEEYEEQFKFKNMVKGLDEDESHFLDEVSRQQSLVEKQRRDEERHELQEYRSAIKKLASSSSESQSRKEPEKKAGSKPPEHRSHLSQAHLLAGAVKRRSSSQSSSEGTKKPKGEESAVGNGSQTEQAAGGGGSGTAKRGVGPVMSVRAAAPGVGVAVTQPGVLHLPSAAVCVGILPGLGAYSGSSDSESSSDSEV from the exons ATGGCAAACACAGGCGGGGTGGACCTTAGCAGGAAATTTGTGTCGGAGTCTGAGCTTGATGAGAAGCGGAAAAAACGTCAGGAGGAGTGGGATAAGGTCCGGAAGCCAGAGGACCCCGAGG AGGCCCCCGAGGAGGAGTATGACTCTCGATCATTATTTGAACGACTTCAGGAGCAGAAGGACAAGAAGCAAGAGGAGTATGAGGAGCAGTTCAAATTCA AGAACATGGTAAAAGGCCTGGATGAAGACGAGTCCCACTTCCTGGATGAGGTGTCAAGGCAGCAGTCACTGGTGGAGaaacagaggagagatgaggaacgACATGAACTGCAGGAGTACAGG AGTGCCATAAAGAAGCTGGCGTCCTCCAGCAGCGAGAGCCAAAGCCGCAAGGAGCCGGAGAAGAAGGCAGGTTCCAAACCTCCGGAGCATCGCAGTCACCTGTCCCAGGCACACCTGCTGGCCGGGGCCGTCAAGAGGCGCAG TTCGTCACAGTCGTCGTCAGAGGGAACCAAGAAGCCAAAGGGGGAGGAGTCGGCGGTGGGCAACGGCAGCCAGACAG AGCAGgcggctggaggaggaggaagtggaacGGCTAAGCGTGGTGTGGGACCCGTGATGTCTGTTCGAGCAGCAGCACCGGGGGTCGGTGTGGCAGTGACCCAGCCCGGCGTCCTGCACCTGCCCTCAGCGGCGGTGTGCGTGGGCATCCTGCCAGGCCTGGGCGCCTACTCGGGCAGCAGCGACTCCGAGTCGAGCAGCGACAGCGAAG tTTAA